Sequence from the Amycolatopsis sp. NBC_00345 genome:
AGCTGGAAGGCTTCGCCGAGCGCGGCGGCGCTCGGGGTCGCGTCCGCGAGTGGCACGACCGTGCCGAACACCGGCAGCATCTGCAGCCCGATCACGGACGCCGAGCCGTGCACGTACTCGGCGAGGTCGGCGTAGGTCGCGTACTCCGTGATCGTCAGGTCCATCCGCATCGAGTGCAGGAACGCGTCCACCAGCCCGCGTTCGATGCCGTAGCGGCGGACGGTGTCGGCCAGCGCGGCGAGCACCGGGTCGGCGGGCGCGCCGCCGTCGTAGACCTCGTCGACCAGGTCCACGACCTTGTCCAGCGCCACCGCCGGGTCGGTGCCCGGCGACGGGTTGTCGACCAGCTCGTCGGCCATCCGCGCGAAGCCGTACAACGCGTGCGCCGCCGGCCGCGCCCGCGCCGGCAGCAGCCGGGTGGCGAGGAAGAACGTGCGGCCGTGATGGGCGTTGATGCGGCGGCACTCGGCATACGCGGACCGCAGGGCGGGGCCGGTGATGCCGGCGGCGTCCAGTTCGTTCACCGGCCGGTGATCCTTTCCGCGGCGAGTCGTCCGGAGATCAGCACCGGCGGGATGCCGACGCCGGGGGTGGTGCCGCTGCCCGCGAGCACCACGTTGCCCGCGGCCCGCACCAGGTTGGCGGGCCGGAACGGGCCGGTCTGGGAAAACGTGTGCGCCAGCGAGAACGGGGTCCCGGCGGAGAGCCCGCGCGCCGACCAGTCCGCGGGCGTGATCAGCTCGTCGACGGCGAACTCCTTGCCGAAGCCCGTCAGCCCGCGCGCCTCCAGCGTGCGCACCAGCTCCTCGCGGTAGACGTCGCCGACGCGCGGCCAGTCGATGCGGCCGCGGTGCAGGTTCGGGGCCGGCGCGAGCACGGAGACGATCTCGCCGCCGTCGCCGGCCAGCCCCGGCTCGGTCGCGGTCGGGCGGGTGACCAGCAGCGACGGGTCGCTCATCAGCCGGCCCTCGCGGACGATCTCGGCGAACGTGCGCTCCCACGCGTCGCCGAAGAAGATCGTGTGGTGGCCCAGTTCCGGCCACGAGCGGCCGGCGCGCCCGTGCAGCACCACGGCCGAGGGCGAGTACCGCAACGGCAGCACCCGGCGGGGCCGCGCGCCGAGCAGCCGGTACGCCGTGGTCAGCTCGGTCGCGAGGACCACCGCGTCGCACTCGATCCGCTCACCCGAGCGCGTCCGGACCGCGCGCACCCGCGACGAGACGCGCTCCAGCCACGCGGCTTCGGTGCCGAACCGCAGGTCGGCCCCCGCGCGCCCGGCGGCGCCGGCCATCGACCGCGCGATCGCGCCCATGCCGCCGCGCGGGTAATACACGCCGCCGACGGTGTCCATGTACGCGATGACGCCGTACGCGCCCATCGCGCGCGCCGGGTCGAGGCCCGCGTACAGCGCCTGGAACGAGAACAGCCGGCGTACGCGTTCGTCGCGCAGGAAGGTTTCGACTTTCGGGCCGAGCCGGCCGAAGCCGCCGAGCGCCGCGAGCTTCACCAGCTCCGGCCGGGCGAGGCCGAGCGGCGAGTCGAAGTTCGCGCCGATGAAGTGGTCCTTCTGCGTGGCGTACAGCTCGGTGAGCCAGCGCCGCAGCCGCCGGTAGCCCCGCGCCTCCGCGGGCCCGGCGAACGCGCGGATCTCGGCCTCCATGGCGTCGCCGTCGGTGCGCAGTGCCAGCGTGCTGCCGTCGGCGAACCGCGCGTGGTACGCCGGGTCGAGCTGGGTCAGCGGCAGGTTGGCGGCCAGCGACTCGCCGACGGCGTGGAAGGCCTCGTCGACCAGCTCGGGCATGGTGAGCACACTCGCGCCGGTGTCGACGGCGTTGCCGCCGAAGTCCTGCTGCCCGGCCCGCCCGCCGGGCGTCTTGGCCTGCTCCAGCAGGGTGACGCGACGGCCGGCGCCGAGCAGGTGCAACGCGGCCGAGAGCCCGGCCAGCCCGGCCCCGACCACCACCACGTGGTCGGTGGGCCCGGTGACGGTCCGGCCCATCAGTACGTCCGCTGGGTCGCCAGGCCGGTCAGCTCGGTCAGCGCCGCCGGGGCCGGCTCGGCCAGGTGGGCGCGCTCGAGCGCGGCCATCGCCGTGGCCGTGAGCTCGGTGATGCGCCGCTCGACCGCGTCGACCGCGCCGACGGCCGTCAGCGCGTCGCGCACGGTGTCTACACTCGCGTCGGACAGGTCGGCGGCGCCGATCGCGTCGCCGATCACCTCGGCCGCGGCGTCCTCGCCGCGCTCCCGCGCCAGCTGCAGGCCCAGCGCGACGAGCAGGGTCCGCTTGCCCTCGCGCAGGTCGTCGCCCGCGGGCTTGCCGGTCACGGACGGGTCGCCGAACACGCCCAGCAGGTCGTCGCGCAGCTGGAACGCCACGCCGACGTCGCCGCCGAACTCCAGCAGCGTGCCGATCAGCTCGTCGTCCGCGCCGGCGAGCGCGGCGCCAAGGTGCAGCGGGCGTTGCACGGTGTACGCGGCGGTCTTGAGCCGGTCGATGCGCAGCGCGGCCTCGGGCGAAGCGTCGCCGACGGCCTGCGTGCGGACGTCGAGGTACTGCCCGGCGAGCACCTCCGTGCGCATCGCGCGCCACGCCGGGCGTGCCGCGGCGAGGGTTTTGGCGGGCAGCGGCGCGTCGGCGAACATGTCGTCGGCCCACGCCAGCGCGAGGTCGCCGACCAGCACCGCGGTGGCCAGCCCGAACGCCGCGGGGGAGCCGAGCCAGCCCTGGCCGGCGTGCAGCTTCGCCGAAGCGACGTGCACCGTCGGGTTACCGCGGCGGGAGTCTGAGGAGTCGATCAGGTCGTCGTGGATCAGCGCGCAGGCCTGGATCAGCTCGAGGCTCGACACCACCTGCAGCGCGCCCTCGGCACCCGGCCCGGAGGCCGCGCCGCCGGCACCGCGCCAGCCCCACCACGCGAACGTCGGCCGGATCCGCTTGCCACCGCCCAGCACGAACCCGGACAGGGCCTCGATACCGGCCGCCACGCTGGGCTCGGTGCGCACGATCTGCTCGCCGGCCCGGCCCAGGAACGCGGCCAGCGCGCCCTCGACGCGGGCGGGCAGGTCGGCGTCGAATCCGGGCTCGTCCATGCCTTCATCATCCGGGGCACCCGGCGGTCCGCTCGCGCCGGGTGCCCCGGATGTGGCGCACGAGACGTCACGCGCGCGTCCACTCCGTCTGCACGTCGGGCCCGGTTCCGGTCCGCACCCGGAGCCGGAACAGGCCCTCGGGCGCGGGCCGCAGCGTGAACCAGCCGACCTCGTCGGCGGCCGTGCTCGCGACCACCCCGTCCGGCCGGCAGAGCTCGACCGCGGCGGCCGACGGCGGGACGAGCTGGCCCAGCAGCGCGTCCGGCGTCAGCTCCACGGAGACGGTGAGGCCGCCGGCCGTGAACGTCAGCGAACGGTGCCCGCCGGTGCCCGCGCGGGTGCCGGCGGGCGCGGCGGCGGAATCGGCCGCCAGCTCGGCCAGCTCGGCGTCGACCGTGTGCCAGGTGAAGGCCGCCTTTGCCGCTGTGACAAAGCTTTCCGGCACTTCACGCCGCCCGCGCAGGGCGTCGCCGAGGTCGGCCAGCAGCCCCTCGTCGGAGTCCCAGTGGTCCGGCATCTCAGCCTCCCGCCGTGGTCGGGGCCAGCGCGGCGACGGGCGGGCTGCGGCGCAGCAGGCCGAGGCAGCGCATCCGGTTGGGGCCGATGCCGCCGACCGCCAGGCCGAGCTGCTCGCTGATCCGCGCGTACGCCGCGGGCGGGTCGGCGAACAGCATCTCCAGCAGCCGGCGGCAGCGTTCGGGCAGGGTGGCGAAACCCCGTCGCAGCGCGAGCCGGCGCTCTTCGGCCAGCAGCCACTCGTCCGCCGCCGCGACGGCCTCGTCGGGGAAGGGGTCGTCCTCGACCGGGATCACGCGCAGTTTCGCCCGCAGCAGGCGCAGGCACTCGTGGCGGGTGGTCGTCGCGAGCCAGCCGGGCAGCGCGGCCGGCTCGCGGAGCCGGCCCAGCTGCTCGACCAGCCGCAGCCAGACCGCCGCCCCGACGTCGTCCGCGTCGGCACCGGAGAGCCGGTGCCGGCCGCAGACGGCCCAGACCAGCGGCGCGTACCGCTCGACGATCTCGTCCCACGCGCCGCGGTCCCCATCACGCGCACTGGCGACCAGCGCCACCACCGACGGGTCGTCTCGCATGGGGCTCATTCTCCCGGGTTCGGGCCCGACCAGTGGTACCGCTCGACGCCTGAATCCGGGTCGTCCAGCACCAGTTCGAACGCCTCCGCAGGGCTCACCCGGCCCGGCACCGTCCGCGCCGCCACCAGCCCGGTCACGCGGGCAGCGGCGAAGGACGTGCCGGTCCACTTCGCCCAGCCGCCCGGGTAGGCCCCGCGAACCTCGAACCCGACCGCCTGGCAGGACACCCACGGCGCGTCCGGGCTGAACGGCAGCCGGATGCCGTCCCGGTCCATCGCGCCGACCGCGACCACGCCCGGCAGGCCGGCGGGCCACATCGGGGTGGCCCCGGTCAGCAGCGGGTCCGCGGTCTCCCCGTGGTTGCCCGCCGCCGCGATCACCAGCACCCGGCGGGGCAGCCGGTCCACCGCGCGGCGCAGCACCAGCGACGGGGCGCCGTCGAGGGTGTGCGACGCCAGGGACAGGTTCAGGATGTCGGCCCGGTCGCCGAGCCGCACGATCTCCTGGGCCACCTCCCACTCGGTCGCCTCACTGGTCGCGCTGTCGAGCGCGCCGTCGGCCTCGATCCGCGCCGCGGGGGCGTGCGCGAGGATCACGGAGCAGACGAACGTGCCGTGCCCGGCCCGGTTGGTCAGCAGCGTGGTGGTCCCCTTCGTGTGCCATTCGCGGGTCCGCACGTCGCGGCCGGTGAACACCGGGTGCCGGAACAGCGGCGTGTCGATCATGGCCACGGCGACCCCCGCCCCGGTCGGTGCGTCCGCGGCGGGCTGGTCCACGGGGCCCGCGTCCATCGGGTCGCCCGCGGTCATCGGCTTCGACCCGGCGGTGCCGACCGCGATGGGCCCGATCACGCCCGCGCCCATCGGCTTCGACCCATCGCCACCCCCGCCCATGGGCTTCGACCCGGCGGTGCCGACCGCGACCGGTCCGATCGTGCCCACGCCCATCGGCTTGGACCCGGCGGACCCGATCGAGCCGAGGGTCGACCAGTGCAGGTCCACCTCCGGCTGCCAGCCGCCCGCGGACGCGGCGAAGGCCGCTCTGAGCTTGGCCGGCAGGTCGGCGACGGCGCCGGCCAGGCACTCCACGCCGGTCAGCCGGGCGAGGCCGAGCCGGCTGTCTTCGAGGACCTCCGCCCAGTCCGTCTTCAGCTCGCGCAGCGCGTCGAGCACCACGGCCAGGTCGTCACTGTCGACGATGAGCTCGTCGGGGAGGGGCTTCAGCTCGGCGGCGAGCGGGAGGGTCTGCCCGTTCGGCTGTTCCGGTGTTTCGGTCATCTCAGTAGATTCCTCTCGAGGTGGTCTTACCTACCGGAGTCGCCAATGCGCGCTGTGATGCATCACCCCGGCGCAAAAGAACTGGCGGACGCCGCCGTGCGGCTCGCCGACCTCGACCCCGCCCGTGCGCTGGGGCCGGCGCGCGAAGCGGTGGCCGCGGCGGCGCGGGAGCGGGACACGGCGGCCGGGTCCGTCGCCGAGCGGGCCTGGGGCCACGCCCTCCTGCACTGCGGCGAGATGGACGACGCGCTGCGCCACTTCCGCCGTTCGGTGCGGTGCGCCGAGCGCGCGGGCTCGGCGCCGCTCGCGGCCGAGGCGCGGATGAAGATGGCGTTCGCGCTGCTGCAGCGGGGCCGGCCCGCCACGGCGTTGCGGGAGATCGACCTCGCGGTGCCCGACCTCGACGGCGCGCTGGCCGGCCGCGCGCTCGCCCAGCGCGCGATCGTGCTGCACATGGACGGCCGGCTCGACGAGGCACTCGCCCAGTTCGACGCCGTGCTGCCGACCCTGCGGGCCACCGGCGACCTGCTCGGCGTCCAGCGGCTGCTGATCAACCGCGCGTTCCTGCTGGCCGACCGGCACGCGTTCGCGGCGGCCGAAGCGGACCTGCTGGAGGCCGGGCGCCTCGCGCGGCAGCTCGGCCGCGAGCTCACCGAGGGCATCGTGGCCGAGAACCTGGGCCTGGTGGAGACGCTGCGCGGGGACATCCCGGCGGCGCTGGCGCAGCTGGGCCGCGCCGAGCGGATCATCGCCGAGCACGGCGCGCAGCTGGGCTGGGTGCAACGCCACCGGGCCGAGCTGCTGCTCTCGGCCGGGCTCGTCGCCGAGGCCCGCGACGCCGCCGAACGGGCCGTCGCCACCTGCCGGCGGGAGCGTCGCCTGCTGGGAGTGCCCGAGGTGCGGCTGGTGCTCTCCCAAGCCGCGTCGCTGAGCGACGACAGCGTCACGGCCGTGGCGCAGGCGCGTGCGGCCGGTCGCGAGTTCGCCCGCCAGGGCCGGGCCGCGTGGGCCGAACTGGCCTACCTGACCGGGCTGCGCGCGCGGTGGACGTCCGGCCCGCCGCCGCGGGTCGCGTCCGCCCGGATCGCCGAGATGGTGCGGGTGCTGGCGGGCGCGGGCTGGCCCGCGGCCGAGCTGGAGGCCCGCCTGTTCGCCGGACGGCTCGCGCTCGCCCGCCGTGACCCCGAACGCGGCCGCGGGCTGCTCCGGGAGGCGTCCACGGCCCGGCGGCGCGGCCCGGCGACGTTGCGGGCCCGCGGCTGGTACGCGGAAGCGTTGCTGCGCAAGGACTTTGGGGACAACGCGGGCGTCGTCCACGCTGTCCGGTCCGGGCTCCGGGTGCTCGACGACCACGGTGCCGCACTCGGCGCCACGGACCTCCGCGCGCGCACGGCCGCGCAGCGCACCGACCTCGCCGAGCTGGGTCTGCGCACGGCGGTCGCGGGCGGGCGCGCGGACGCGGTGTTCGAGTGGGCCGAGCGCGGCCGGGCCGGCCGACTCGCCCGCCCGCCGGTCCGCCCGCCGGACGACGAGGTGCTCGCCCGGCTGCTCGCCGAGCTGCGCTCCACCGCGCGGGAGGCCGAGAACGCCTCCGGCCCCGCGACGACGCTGCCTCGCCAGGCCGCGCTGGAGCGGCGGATCCGCGACCACATCCGGCAGAGCCGGTCGGCCGGTGCCCCGGCGACCGAGCCCGTGCGGGTGGCCGAGCTGGGCCGCGCCCTCGGCGAGCGCGCGCTGGTCGAATGGCTCCGCCTCGACGGCGAGCTGCAGGCGCTCACGCTGGTCGACGGCCGGCTGCGGCGCCACGAGCTGGGCCCCGCCGCGCGCGTGGCGGACCTGCTCGACCGGCTGCCGTTCGCGTTGCACCGCATGGCCGACGTTGCCGCCGCCCCGGCTTCGGCGGCCGCCGCCGAGCACCTGCTGGCGAACGCCGCGGGCCGGCTCGACGAAGCGCTGTTCGGCCCGCTGCCCGAGCTGGCGGGACGGCCGCTGGTGGTGGTGCCGACCGGGATCCTGCACAGCCTGCCGTGGTCGGTGCTGCCCTCGTGCGCCGGCCGGGCGGTCGCCGTCTCGCCGTCGGCCACGCTCTGGCACGCGGCGAACGCCCGCGAGCCCGCGACCGGGCCGGTCACGGTGGCCGCCGGGCCCGGGCTCGCCGGCGCGGTCGCCGAGGCCGAGGCGATCGCGGCGATCCACCACGTGGAGCCGATCACGGACGGAGGCGTGGACGTCGTGCTCGCCGAACTGGCCAAGGCGCGGCTGGCGCACCTCGCCGCCCACGGCACGCTGGCCGTCGACCACCCGCTGTTCTCCAGCCTCCGGCTGCACGACGGGCCGCTGTTCGCCCACGACCTCGACCGGCTCGGCCGGGTGCCGCACACGGTGGTGCTCGCCGCGTGCGACAGCGGCCGCTCGGTCGTCTGCACCGGCGACGAGCTGCTCGGGCTGGGCGCGGCGTTCGTCGCGAACGGCGCCGCGCAGCTCGTCGCCTCCGTGGTGCCGATCCCGGACGCCGAGACCGCGCCGCTGATGGTGGAGCTGCACCGGCTGCTGGCCGACGGCCACCCGGCGGCCGTCGCGCTGGCCCGCGCCCAGCAGGCGGTGCGGGGACAGGGCCCGGCCGCGGCCGCCGCTGCGGCGGGCTTCGTCTGCGTCGGCGCTGGTTCCTGAAACTCACGAACCGGCTGTATCACCGCGTCCGCCCACGACTCCGTCTGCTCAAGAGGGAGAGGTGGAGCGACCATGACAACCCTGCTGCCGATTCTCGTGCTCGGCCTCGGCGCGCTGGCCATCGGGCTGGCCCTGCGGCGCCGGAAGCGCAAGAGCACCAAGGAAAACCTGACCGGCCCGCCCGGCGGCATCCCGGCGTTCCGCATTGTGACGCTCGGCCTGCAGGGCTCGGGCAAGACCCTGCTGCTGACCGGGATCTACCGCCGCCTGCAGACGCCGGGCGACCGCGGCTTCTACCTGCGCGTGCCGCACGAGCAGCTGATCGAGCTGAACCGCTGGTACCGCAAGGCCGCCGACGTCACCGAGGAGTGGCCGCGCGGGACCACCCGCGGCGAGCTGCGCGAGTTCGAGTTCAGCGTGATGACCCAGGTCGGCGCGGACGCCGAGCCCGTGGTGAAGCTCGGTTACCTCGAGTACCCCGGCGAACTGCTGACCGACCCGGACGCGCCTGGCTCCACCGCGCAGGCCACGCTGCTCAAGGCGATCGCCGGCGCCGACGCGCTGGTCGGCATCATCGACGGCTTCCGCCTGCTCCAGGCCCACAACGGGGACCAGCGCGGCCAGCTGATGCTCGAGGCGTCGCTCGACGCGATGATCAACGCGATGCTGCCGGTGCGCAGCCCGATCGTCTTCGTGATCACCAAGTGGGACCTGCTCGACCACCTGCACCCGGACGAGAACGAGCGGCTGCGGATGGTGCGCGAGCGGCTGATGGACACCCCCGGGTTCGCCGACCTGGTCAAGGTCCACAGCGCCCGGCGGATCGTGCGGCTGATCCCGGTCACCGCCGTCGGGCACGACTTCGCCGAGTACCGCGACGGCGCGGTGCGCAAGAACCCCGGCGGCCGGTTCCGGCCGTCGAACGTCGAGGCCGCGCTTTCGGTGGTGGTGCCGGACATCCTGCGCCAGACCGAGATGTCGCTCGACCACGCGACGCGGGCCGAGCTGCTCGCCGCGGCGCAGCGGCGGGTGCGGATGGGGCCTGGGGAGGCGTTGCGGACGCTCGGCACGTACGTCACGGGAAAGGCCGCGCGGATCCTGATCTCCTCGGTCGGTGCGGGCGTGGTCGCGGAGTCCGGCCTGTCGCTGCTGCTCGACACGCTCGGCCCGCGCGGCTACGACCCGGCGGAGCACAGCGCCCGGCTGGCGCGGCTCGGTGAGGCGGACCGCCGGGCGGAGGAGTTCGTCCAGGCCCGGCGACGGGTCGTCGGCGAGCTGCAGCGGCAGGTCGCGGTGCTCGAGGCGAAGCTGCCCGACTCCCGCCTCGGCGGCGACCGCTGGGGTGACTGGTGACGGGCGAGGCGTGGCCGTTCCTCGTG
This genomic interval carries:
- a CDS encoding phytoene/squalene synthase family protein, coding for MNELDAAGITGPALRSAYAECRRINAHHGRTFFLATRLLPARARPAAHALYGFARMADELVDNPSPGTDPAVALDKVVDLVDEVYDGGAPADPVLAALADTVRRYGIERGLVDAFLHSMRMDLTITEYATYADLAEYVHGSASVIGLQMLPVFGTVVPLADATPSAAALGEAFQLTNFLRDIGEDLDRGRLYLPTDELAAFGVDRALLVDSRRRRVPDPRVRRALAVAVSRNRAVYRRAEAGIPLLRPESRPCVRTAITLYEGILDEIEALDYDVLNRRAVVGKGRRLAVALPELVQVRLGAFRASGLTLRS
- the crtI gene encoding phytoene desaturase family protein; amino-acid sequence: MGRTVTGPTDHVVVVGAGLAGLSAALHLLGAGRRVTLLEQAKTPGGRAGQQDFGGNAVDTGASVLTMPELVDEAFHAVGESLAANLPLTQLDPAYHARFADGSTLALRTDGDAMEAEIRAFAGPAEARGYRRLRRWLTELYATQKDHFIGANFDSPLGLARPELVKLAALGGFGRLGPKVETFLRDERVRRLFSFQALYAGLDPARAMGAYGVIAYMDTVGGVYYPRGGMGAIARSMAGAAGRAGADLRFGTEAAWLERVSSRVRAVRTRSGERIECDAVVLATELTTAYRLLGARPRRVLPLRYSPSAVVLHGRAGRSWPELGHHTIFFGDAWERTFAEIVREGRLMSDPSLLVTRPTATEPGLAGDGGEIVSVLAPAPNLHRGRIDWPRVGDVYREELVRTLEARGLTGFGKEFAVDELITPADWSARGLSAGTPFSLAHTFSQTGPFRPANLVRAAGNVVLAGSGTTPGVGIPPVLISGRLAAERITGR
- a CDS encoding polyprenyl synthetase family protein, translated to MDEPGFDADLPARVEGALAAFLGRAGEQIVRTEPSVAAGIEALSGFVLGGGKRIRPTFAWWGWRGAGGAASGPGAEGALQVVSSLELIQACALIHDDLIDSSDSRRGNPTVHVASAKLHAGQGWLGSPAAFGLATAVLVGDLALAWADDMFADAPLPAKTLAAARPAWRAMRTEVLAGQYLDVRTQAVGDASPEAALRIDRLKTAAYTVQRPLHLGAALAGADDELIGTLLEFGGDVGVAFQLRDDLLGVFGDPSVTGKPAGDDLREGKRTLLVALGLQLARERGEDAAAEVIGDAIGAADLSDASVDTVRDALTAVGAVDAVERRITELTATAMAALERAHLAEPAPAALTELTGLATQRTY
- a CDS encoding RNA polymerase sigma factor, which translates into the protein MRDDPSVVALVASARDGDRGAWDEIVERYAPLVWAVCGRHRLSGADADDVGAAVWLRLVEQLGRLREPAALPGWLATTTRHECLRLLRAKLRVIPVEDDPFPDEAVAAADEWLLAEERRLALRRGFATLPERCRRLLEMLFADPPAAYARISEQLGLAVGGIGPNRMRCLGLLRRSPPVAALAPTTAGG
- a CDS encoding S8 family peptidase — its product is MTETPEQPNGQTLPLAAELKPLPDELIVDSDDLAVVLDALRELKTDWAEVLEDSRLGLARLTGVECLAGAVADLPAKLRAAFAASAGGWQPEVDLHWSTLGSIGSAGSKPMGVGTIGPVAVGTAGSKPMGGGGDGSKPMGAGVIGPIAVGTAGSKPMTAGDPMDAGPVDQPAADAPTGAGVAVAMIDTPLFRHPVFTGRDVRTREWHTKGTTTLLTNRAGHGTFVCSVILAHAPAARIEADGALDSATSEATEWEVAQEIVRLGDRADILNLSLASHTLDGAPSLVLRRAVDRLPRRVLVIAAAGNHGETADPLLTGATPMWPAGLPGVVAVGAMDRDGIRLPFSPDAPWVSCQAVGFEVRGAYPGGWAKWTGTSFAAARVTGLVAARTVPGRVSPAEAFELVLDDPDSGVERYHWSGPNPGE
- a CDS encoding CHAT domain-containing protein, which produces MRAVMHHPGAKELADAAVRLADLDPARALGPAREAVAAAARERDTAAGSVAERAWGHALLHCGEMDDALRHFRRSVRCAERAGSAPLAAEARMKMAFALLQRGRPATALREIDLAVPDLDGALAGRALAQRAIVLHMDGRLDEALAQFDAVLPTLRATGDLLGVQRLLINRAFLLADRHAFAAAEADLLEAGRLARQLGRELTEGIVAENLGLVETLRGDIPAALAQLGRAERIIAEHGAQLGWVQRHRAELLLSAGLVAEARDAAERAVATCRRERRLLGVPEVRLVLSQAASLSDDSVTAVAQARAAGREFARQGRAAWAELAYLTGLRARWTSGPPPRVASARIAEMVRVLAGAGWPAAELEARLFAGRLALARRDPERGRGLLREASTARRRGPATLRARGWYAEALLRKDFGDNAGVVHAVRSGLRVLDDHGAALGATDLRARTAAQRTDLAELGLRTAVAGGRADAVFEWAERGRAGRLARPPVRPPDDEVLARLLAELRSTAREAENASGPATTLPRQAALERRIRDHIRQSRSAGAPATEPVRVAELGRALGERALVEWLRLDGELQALTLVDGRLRRHELGPAARVADLLDRLPFALHRMADVAAAPASAAAAEHLLANAAGRLDEALFGPLPELAGRPLVVVPTGILHSLPWSVLPSCAGRAVAVSPSATLWHAANAREPATGPVTVAAGPGLAGAVAEAEAIAAIHHVEPITDGGVDVVLAELAKARLAHLAAHGTLAVDHPLFSSLRLHDGPLFAHDLDRLGRVPHTVVLAACDSGRSVVCTGDELLGLGAAFVANGAAQLVASVVPIPDAETAPLMVELHRLLADGHPAAVALARAQQAVRGQGPAAAAAAAGFVCVGAGS